atgtaaaaatactcaatatatttctcactaactgaatccaagaacacatcaaaacaatcgtctatcatgaccaagtaggcttcatcccagggatgcagggatggtttaatatatggaaatccatcaacataatacactatataatcaaactgaaagacaaaatctaCATGATCATCTTtgtagatgttgagaaagcatttgacaaaattcaacacccattcatgataaaagtattggaaagatcaggaattcaaggcccatacctaaacataataaaagcaatatacagcaaatcagtagccaacatccgactaagtggagagaaacttgaacaaatcacactaaaatcagggactaggcactAAGGCTGCCCGAGTCCTAGTgtgggcaattagacaacaaaaggagatcaaagggatacaatttgggaaagaagaagtcaaaatatcactaattgcagatgatataatagtatacacaTGTGATtccaaaaattccacaagagaactcctaaacctgataaacaacttcagtgaattagctggatacaatattaactcaaataaatcagtggcctttctctacacaaaggatgaacaggctgagaaagaaattagggaaacaacaaccttcacagtagtcacaaataatataaaataccttggtgtgactctaactaaggaagtgaaagatctgtatgataaaaacttcaagtctctgaagaaagaaatcgaagaagatctcggaagatggaaagatctcccatgctcatggactggcaggattaatgtattataaatggctatcttgttgaatgcaatctacagattcaataaaattcccatcaaaattccacctcaattcttcactgagttagaaagggccatttgcaaattcatctggaataacaaaaacctaggatagcaaaaactcttctcaaccataaaagaacctctggtggaatgaccatccttgacctcaaggtGTAATACTAAGCAATTgcaataaaaattgcatggtgcttgtacagtgacagacaagttgatcaatggaatgagCCATAGTTGAAGAGccatagtcacttgatctttgacaaaagtgctaaaaccatccagtgcaaaaaagagaattttcaacaaatggtgctggctcaactggctgttatcatgtagaagaattcgaattgatccattcttatctccttgaacaatgctcaagttcaagtggatcaaggacctcagcaCAAtaatagagacactgaaacttatagaggagaaagtggggaagatcctcgAAGATAGGGTTCAGGGGGAAAGAtttttgaacagaacaccaatggcttgtgctgtaaaatgaAGAAttagcaaatgggacctcataaaattaaaaaggttctgtaaggcaaaggacacaaaaAGGCagccaacatattgggaaagatctttaccaatcctaaatatgacagagggctaatatccaatatatagaaagaattcaagacgttagactccagaaaaccaaataaccctattaaaaaaacctgagtacagagctaaacagtgaattctcaactgaagaatactgaatggctgagaaacacttaaaatttttttcaatatcactagtcatcagggaaatgccaaacaaccctgatattccacctcacacctgtctgAATCACTAAGAACaaattgaggtgacagcagatgttggtgaggatgtggaggaaggggaacatttctccattgctggtggaattgcaagctggtacaaccactctgtaaatcagtttggcagttcctcagaaaattggacatagtactatcagaggatccagcaatagcactcctgggcatatacccagaagatgctccaacatgtaataaggacacattctccactatttccatagcagccttatatttAATGTCCAGAAGctttaaagaacccagatgtccctcaagagaacaatgggtacagaaaatgtggtacatttacacaatggagtactcctcagctattaaaaacaatgaattcattaaattcttagacaaatggatggttctggaggatatcatcctgagtgaggtaactcaatcacataagaacacacatgatattcactcactgataagtggatattagcccagaagttcggaatatcaaagatacaattcacaaaacacatgaatttcaagaaggaagaccaaagtatgaatacttcggtccttcttagagggaggaataaaatagtcatggaaggagttaaagagacaaagtgtggaacagagactgaaggaatgaccatccagagactgcccctttggggatccatcccatagacaaccaccagacacttttgtggataccaacaagagcttgctgccaggatcttgatatagctgtcttctgagaggctctgccagtgcctggcaaatacagaagtggatgctcacagtcatccattggacttcgcacaaggtccccaatgaggcagccagagaaaggacccaagaagttGAAGGGTTTTGTaaccccatagggagaacaacaatatgaaccaatcagtactcCAAGAGCTCCCTGGCAtgaaaccaccaacaaaagaaaacatggtgggactcatagatctagctgcatttgtagcagagaatggactagttggtcatcaatgcaAGGAGAgtaccttggtcctgtgaaggctctatgcccaaatataggggattgccagggcctggaagtgggagtgggtggattggtgagcagggggagggggaggagataggggatttcagagggtaaaccaggaaaggggataacatttgaaatgtcaataaagacaatatctaataaaaaatgtcatttagaaaaaaaaaagtaacgcTGTGTTtgctttatgcagcaaaatgctgtgtcctgtttatgtattcagtctgttagtctatgtctttttattggagaattgagtccattgatgttaaaagagatattaaggaatagtgattgttgcctactttatttttgttgttagaggtggaattatgtttgtgtggttatcttcttttgagtgtgttgaaagatgattacttTAGTGctctttctagggtgtagttttcctacctgtgttggagttttccatctgctatcctttgtagggctggatttatggaaagatattgtgtaaatttggacttgtaatggaatatcttggtttcttcatcgatggtaattgagagttttgctgggtatagtagcctgggctggcatttgtgttctcttagtttctgtataacatctgtccaggatattctggcttttatagtctatggtgagaagtctggtgtaattctgataggtctgcctttatatggctGGTAGACAGGACAGCTCCTGTGATCCCAGAGCAGCCCTGGAAAACCCAAGGTTAGAGCAGGAAGATGCTTCAGAGGTTCCATGGGAATGACTGATGAATGTTTTTGGCTTGTTTAATTGGCTTGTTAGGAATAATTAATGCTTTAAATTTCATCTTATAACACTACAGCACATGTGGCCCTCtaagatgaatgaataaaagatGCTTGAGGTTGCACTTCTGGAAACAAGGGGGCACATTTAGAGACTGAGGGTGCTTGGAATGAGGTGAGATGCTTCAGCTTCTACATGCCTACCTTTCCTCTGTAGTATGGACACaggaaaaataagcaaaacatcTGCTTAAGGTGGATTGATTCAGGATGATGGCTCAGCACAGAGCTCATTATAGGAAGGGGTTTGTAGCTGTGGAGCAGGCAGGGCCAGAATCACTGAGAAGACATCAGATGTGGGAGACCAGAACGTAGGTGGGGCACTGGAAGACAAGGGCAAAAAGGTGGAGATCTTTCTAAACACACTTAGTGGGAAATTTGATACCCTCAGATTAGGAAGCTGGAGATGGGCCAGTGGAAGGTTTTAGTCAGTACGGTGACTTTGAAACTATCATGAAAACCCCAGATCTCAGCCCCATTATTTTCACAAGTATTTACAGTTATCTATATCCCAACCGCATTGTGATATGTGAAACCATGTGCTTGGGTTATAAGAGGTATTGGGACCCAGGTATGGAAAGacttagccttctctctctctccctccctcccttcttccttatccccctctctatctcctctctccttctgtccctccctctgtccatgccccttctctccttctccttctccctctttccttctccgtctccctctctcttctctccctctcccttctctctctccttctcctttctctcacaTCTCTCTGCCTGTTTTTAAATCGTCTGTTCCTGAAAGTCCACTTGGCTATGTGGCATCAATTTTCTGAATCTGGATAGGCAGATTATGCAAAGATACATCTGGTCAGCAGAAGGCATCTGAGATATGCTCTGTAATCAGTGCTAAGGACCTTGAGTAATCTCTCTTTGTAACCAGACTCCACAGTGTCCTATAGTGGTTAGAGAggctggccctggcactccctaGTTGTTTAGAAACCGCATCTCTGTCCTTCAGTTTAGTCCTAAAACCTCCTTCTGCTTGGTGTTGTCCTATGTCCATGTAGGATATGGGAGTTCAGCCTGGTGGTACACAGAACCTCAGAGTGATGACTTTGGTATAAACCCATGTCCCAACTGGGTCACCAATGATAGAGCACATGACCCCTCTCACCCTAATCAATGAGAAGGGATTTATCTCCTCTTACCTTAACCAGACAGGGGCCAAGtcacttcctccctcttccctaggAAGCTGCAGGGGTATCAGGTGCAGTAATGCTCATGGCTacaaggcagaagcagagactTATTCATGAGGCTCCTGGGGGTGAGCAGGTATCCCAGTAGTTCTACAGAGTTTTCCCCTGCACACTTAGATGAGATATATATGTTTGAGAGGAAGTAAGTTGATCAACCCTCCAACTACCCATTTTTTTCTCCTATCTTATAAATACATGTTGCAGGGCAGCCTATCTTTGGGGCTGTAGACCTTGCTCACGTGTCTGAGCCAGGGCTTGTCATGAACTCCGGGTGATACCCATCTTTTCACCCTTTCATCAATGATTTCTTGGAGAAAACTCAGAGGCTGcatttccttctacaaaagtaagAGACGCGAAAGCACTGTTGATGAACCCGGAGTGTGTGGCAGACTCTTCGACGTTCATACCGACAGTCTACTGGTCTCACTGCTGAGAACCCATCAGCCTGATTGCTTGAAGAAATCCCAATAGTCAGGAAAGAAAGATACTAAAGGTTGGAGGGGGACAGCCACTTCGGCCTCAGACGGGGTCAGAGATAATGTTCCCAAgagatggaatttttaaaaattctggagTTCACAGGTACCCAGGTAGAATTCTCAGGTCTAATAATATTGGAGAAACAACAACACAATATTAACAGAAAGCTCCAAACTTTCGAGCAAcacccaaaaggaaaaaaaaaactcatttgtAAATAGTTTAAccaaaactcaaacaaaacatgattagaagaaataaaaacaatcatttATAGCTAAAAGGCTAATATAGACAGTATTTACTTCTaactttcaaacaaacaaacaaacaaaacaaaacaagaagttaGAACAACTGTGAAAAACATGAGCcaagatataaagaaatattGACTCCTAGAAAGAGACCCAGAGTCACACTGGGAACCAAATACATTCACGTGGAAATGATATTTTGaacttcaaaaaaagaaaagaaaggattgagCCTGTCAGAGACACTCCTTGCTGCTTCTGACTTTTCTTGTCCAGGCACATTTATAGACATCCCTTTTGACAATATTTAACCTCAACCTCAGCTAACACATTCAGACTCAATTCCTGCCACACCCAGTGACTGTTACCTAACTCCAGTTGTCTGGGTAACCACTTAGGTTGGGAGCCTGAGGAGGTTTTTAGTCCTCTGTCAGTATTTTCTAGACCAGGCAGTGGCCACAGCAGAGGGAGTTAGCTCCACCCAGGATGTTATCTCTGACCTGGGGCATGAGGCTAGTGGAAAGACCTGTGGTCCCCAGGGTCCTCCTCTTGCTATTTGCACTCTGGCTGCTCCTCCTGGTTCCAGTCTGGTGTTCTCAAGGCCATCCCACTTGGCGTTACATCTCATCGGAGGTGGTTATTCCTCGGAAGGAGATCTACCATACCAAAGGACTTCAAGCACAAAGACTGCTCTCGTATAGCTTGCGTTTTCGGGGCCAGAGACATATCATCCACCTGCGGAGAAAGACACTCATTTGGCCCAGACACTTGTTGCTGACAACTCAAGATGACCAAGGAGCCTTACAGATGGAGTACCCCTTTTTTCCTGTAGATTGTTACTATATTGGCTACCTGGAGGGGATCCTGCAATCCATGGTCACTGTGGATACTTGTTATGGGGGCCTGTCAGGGGTCATAAAGTTGGATAACCTTACCTATGAAATCAAACCCCTCAATGATTCACAGAGCTTTGAACACCTTGTTTCTCAGATAGTATCTGAGTCTGATGACACAGGGCCTATGAATGCATGGAAGCACTGGAGCCATaatacaggttctccctcctccAGATTGGAATATGCAGATGGAGCTCCCAGACTATCTAGTAAGAATTACGCTACACATCCAGCTGCTATAAAAGGCCACTTTCAAGCAACCCATTCTGTATATAGTGCTTCTGGAGGTGACAAACTTTCATCTACTGTTGAGTATTTGTTTAAAGTCATTAGTTTAATGGACACCTATCTGACCAATCTTCATATGCGGTACTATGTCTTTCTCATGACTGTGTATACCGAGGCTGATCCATTTTCACAAGATTTTCGAGTTCCAGGAGGGCAGGCTCATACTTTCTATGAGAGAGTATTTTATGCTCATTTTAGGCCTGATGCAGGAGCTATAATTAACAAGAATTCGCCAGGAGATGATGCTGTTAATCCAGCTGAGAGGAGTATATGTTCTCCCTCAGCCCTAATTTGTCTTGGTCAACATGGTCGAAAtcctttatttttatctattataATAACCAATCGTGTTGGAAGGAGTTTAGGCCTAAAACATGATGAGGGGTACTGTATCTGCCAGAGAAGGAACACCTGCATCATGTTCAAAAATCCTCAATTAACAGATGCTTTCAGCAATTGTTCCCTTGCAGAGATAAGCAACATACTTAATACTCCTGATCTGATGCCATGTCTTTTCTATGACCGTCATGTTTATTATAATACATCATTGACTTATAAGTTTTGTGGAAACTTCAAAGTAGATAACAATGAGCAGTGTGACTGTGGCTCCCAAAAGGCATGTTATTCAGATCCCTGCTGTGGAAATGATTGCAGGTTAACACCTGGTAGCATTTGTGATAAAGAATTATGCTGTGCAAATTGCACTTACAGTCCTTCTGGGACACTCTGCAGACCTATCCAGAACATATGTGATCTTCCAGAGTACTGTAGTGGCTCTAAGTTCATTTGCCCAGATGACACTTATCTGCAAGATGGGACACCATGCTCAGAAGAGGGTTACTGCTATAAAGGTAACTGCACTGATCGCAACATACAATGCATGGAAATCTTTGGTGTAAGTGCTAAGAATGCTAATATTAAGTGCTATGACATCAACAAACAACGGTTTCGATTTGGGCATTGTACTAGAGCAGAAGAAAGCCTCACATTCAATGCTTGTGCTGATCAGGACAAGCTGTGTGGAAGGTTGCAGTGTACCAATGTCACCAATCTTCCATTTTTGCAAGAACATGTTTCATTCCATCAATCGGTTATCTCTGGGGTTACCTGCTTTGGGCTTGATGAACATCGTGGGACagaaacagcagatgctggattGGTGAGACATGGTACCCCGTGTTCAAGGGGTAAGTTCTGTGATCGAGGAGCTTGCAATGGAAGTTTATCTCGTTTGGGTTATGACTGCACCCCAGAAAAATGCAATTTCAGAGGAGTGTGTAACAATCGTCGGAATTGCCATTGCCATTTTGGTTGGAGCCCTCCAAAGTGCAAAGAAGAGGGACACAGTGGGAGCATAGACAGTGGGTCCCCTCCGGTTCAAAGGCGCATAATAAAACAGAACCTAGAGCCAGTAGTGTATTTAAGAATACTCTTTGGTCGTATTTACTTCCTCTTTGTTGCACTGCTCTTTGGCATTGCCACTCGTGTAGGAGTTACTAAGATATTTAGGTTTGAAGACTTGCAAGCTGCTTTACGTTCTTGGCAAGAACAAGCAAAGGACAAGTAAAATGAGTTAGCCCCCTGTCTCCTCTAAGATaaagagaatggaaaaaaaatctgaatgtcATTAGGGGACAAGGTAGAACTCCAGTCCACAGTTCTGGATGGCCTTTGTTTATATCATGGGACATAAGACGTGTTGGACTCGGCACCACCTGATGTTGTTGCATTgctgaaataaatctttcaaaattgcaaactggtacttttgattctatattttaaataaatcattagAAACTGCTCTACGTTTGCTCCTCGGGTAGCAGGAGACCTTGAGCCACCATTGGTTCTTAGCCTTAGGCCTCTGGTCTCCGTATTAATGGAGATTTGTCTATATCTCTTTTAAGAAGTTATTTacgatatctttttaaaatatggttcCTGAACCCTGATGCGTTCCCACCTCTTTGTCACTGTGTTTTTTGATGGTTCCCATCTCCTATAGTTTGTGATGGGATTTTCAGGATCATTCCTTAGAGGAATAGATGGAGTGAAGAAAGACTTAGGACCCAGTTGAGGAAGCGTTACAGGAACATAGAATCATCACCTCATTATTAAGCCAGAGAACTGATATGTAGAACATCACCATTAACACAAAGCCATGGCTTACTAGATATACTACTCACAAGCTCATGGAAGCATGCTCTCCAGATTTCCACTGACAGGGCACTGCACAGAACACAGTCTTGAGAAAGGACATGGTGATTCTCGTGGAGGCAGACCCTGAGTGCACTGAACAGAGAATCTGTCATCCCTGTTACCTGAATCTGAATCTGAccttctgccttgcttttgtTCCCTGActtgtctctttcttcttcttgctctcttcctcttttctctctctccttctctctctctctctctctctctctctctctctctctctctctcactcaatctgtctgtctatctatctatctatctatctatctatctatctatctatctatctatctatctatctatctatcatctatcatctatctaatctgTGTTACATGATAGACAATTGTGTTTGAAACTAGTTTATTCTGAAGGAGTTTGGGGTAAGGGCTGTTCTGTTAATATGCTCAATTAACTGTTATCCACATATTTTCTGAACTCCAATAACGTTCCCTGGGATCACTGCCTTCTTAGCTGCATCGATGTATATTAGTCAACTGAAAATGATGTACAGCCTCACTCCTTTCTCAGCTGTTCATCCTCAGGGTTTCTCTAGCATTGACAAGAGATAATTCACATCCCTCTACTGGCAGAATTTGGGACACATCATAGTTACTGTTGCCCTTGATCCTGCACTTCCTAATAATTCTTAACCGATGCAAAGAAAGTTCTGGCAACACAAAAGCTACCACTGGGTCACCAAGCAAGCAGAGAAGAGGGATTGACTTGTTTTGTGTGAATGTGGAGCTCCCAGAACATCTTGAGAGTCTGCAGTTCATCCCTCTGGAGGCCCTGAAGCCCACTAACTGGTGTTTAAACCAGATCTAAGGTTCACCTTAGCCTCTTTTATTCCTTGCATGTGTAGGTGTGCAGGGTATGTATGCAAGGCTGACTTCATCTAGCATACTGTAGCTAACAAGAGCTACAAAAGCTGTGACAGATGTGCAACGACTGAATTTTTCCCTGAGGGAGTCATGAACAACATTtattccctcctctccttttttaTAAAGTTCCAATTGATCTGGACCatcaggccatttttttttttttattgacagggtCCTAAGTAGAAGgactaaaatgagaaaataatgaagacaggaaagtgtgtgtgtgtgtgtgtgtgtgtgtgtgtgtgtgtgtgtgtgtgtgtgtgtgtgtaataaaggCAGACAGAGACATGTTATTTTTTAACTAAAGGTAGGGTAATTGTCCAATGGGAAAAGTGTGTTCTGGAGTAGAACAATCATCTCTTTAGGCATTAAGACCCAGGTGAGGACCTTTTGATCCAAACACTATGTTTAAAGTGGAATGGAACAAATTCCAGGTGCAGGGTCAGCTTCTCTGTTTAAACAGCACCTGACAGTCTGGCAGTATCAACATTTTGATGTGACATCTTTCATAAGGTGATTCCTTATACAAAGGAAGTTTATTAAGAAATTTAGTGtattatataaagtttgcaagggaAAATGTGTCAATCAGCAGAAATCCATCATACATGAGACAAAGTTATAATCAAGAAATGTTGCCCATAGGAAACAGAGGATATCTCTAGCACTCAGAGACTGAGCACATAGTGACCTTGGGACTGATAACTTAAACCCTTCAGTGGGGGAAGAGGTGAGTTTTTAAGATCCAAAAATCACAACTTCTTTAAAGCCCTAGCCCCAGGTCGTTACTGGCCATGCTAAGCATATTCCTGGTACTAGAGAAGGAATACATTTCTTGTCTATACCTGGGGTCAGAACCCCAGGAAAAAGTTCCCCCAATGCCCAGACATTAAACTATTACTAGCTTTGTCAAGTAAGTTCCTCCTTCATACATTAGAGTCCCAGAAAAAGCCTTGGATTGGCATGTCTCCCAAAACCCAATGACCAGTCCAAGTTTGAACCCACCAAAGCTTGCAATGGGAGAATCAGTGAGCTTATTATGCTTCTTACAGAACATGAATGGAGCAAGAATACCAGTGATCCTACAGCAGACATGCTGGTGTGTCTGTACTAAGCATGGCCACATAGGTGTTGTCCCTGTCATTTACCCTCTCCAAGCCACTATTATAGCACTTCCTTAGACTCCTCATGCTAATTGTAATTATGGAAAAACTACACATAAATGGCTTGGAGTAGTGGCTGGAAGCTCAGGTGAGGTTCTAATGATCTTCTCCATACAGTTCTGTTATGAGGGAAAGCCTACAGTTTTCAGGCCCAATTGTGATGGTCCTTCACAAGTAGGCATAGCTGCTCTTATAAAGACAGTACCAGTGTGGCTCAGATGTTCCTTACAGCAGACTGGCACTCAGGAAGGTATAAATAGGTAGGTAAATTTTGATTCATAGTGTAGAGGAAATGAGAGCATGGAGAAGACTGGGCCCAACATGTAGtttgattttctgttgctgtgataaacagcaTGCCTTTAAAGCAACTggaggaagaaagggcttatcTGGCTTACAGG
The nucleotide sequence above comes from Mus musculus strain C57BL/6J chromosome 12, GRCm38.p6 C57BL/6J. Encoded proteins:
- the Adam6a gene encoding a disintegrin and metalloprotease domain 6, producing the protein MLSLTWGMRLVERPVVPRVLLLLFALWLLLLVPVWCSQGHPTWRYISSEVVIPRKEIYHTKGLQAQRLLSYSLRFRGQRHIIHLRRKTLIWPRHLLLTTQDDQGALQMEYPFFPVDCYYIGYLEGILQSMVTVDTCYGGLSGVIKLDNLTYEIKPLNDSQSFEHLVSQIVSESDDTGPMNAWKHWSHNTGSPSSRLEYADGAPRLSSKNYATHPAAIKGHFQATHSVYSASGGDKLSSTVEYLFKVISLMDTYLTNLHMRYYVFLMTVYTEADPFSQDFRVPGGQAHTFYERVFYAHFRPDAGAIINKNSPGDDAVNPAERSICSPSALICLGQHGRNPLFLSIIITNRVGRSLGLKHDEGYCICQRRNTCIMFKNPQLTDAFSNCSLAEISNILNTPDLMPCLFYDRHVYYNTSLTYKFCGNFKVDNNEQCDCGSQKACYSDPCCGNDCRLTPGSICDKELCCANCTYSPSGTLCRPIQNICDLPEYCSGSKFICPDDTYLQDGTPCSEEGYCYKGNCTDRNIQCMEIFGVSAKNANIKCYDINKQRFRFGHCTRAEESLTFNACADQDKLCGRLQCTNVTNLPFLQEHVSFHQSVISGVTCFGLDEHRGTETADAGLVRHGTPCSRGKFCDRGACNGSLSRLGYDCTPEKCNFRGVCNNRRNCHCHFGWSPPKCKEEGHSGSIDSGSPPVQRRIIKQNLEPVVYLRILFGRIYFLFVALLFGIATRVGVTKIFRFEDLQAALRSWQEQAKDK